One window of Elaeis guineensis isolate ETL-2024a chromosome 11, EG11, whole genome shotgun sequence genomic DNA carries:
- the LOC105054284 gene encoding gibberellin 20 oxidase 1-D-like — MATAAQQPPSLVFDAAVLSQRPDIPVEFVWPEEDKPTPDAAEELSVPLIDLGDFLSGDPAAVADVSRLVGEACSRHGFFHVVNHGIPSALFAKAHRCVDGFFSMPLAEKQRAQRKPGESCGYASSFTGRFANRLPWKETLSFRFSSSPLSPNIVQDYFVRTLGEDFLHFGTVYQDYCNAMSKLSLAIMEIIGTSLGVGRAYYREFFEGNDSIMRLNYYPPCQKPDLALGTGPHCDPTSLTILHQDDVGGLQVFTDGKWRTVSPKPDALVVNIGDTFMALSNGRYKSCLHRAVVNSKVARKSFAFFLSPEMNKIVRPPVGLVDAEHPRAYPDFTWSALLEFTQKHYRADMNTLDAFTKWMMLQAEGPVPQ; from the exons ATGGCCACCGCCGCCCAGCAACCGCCGTCGCTGGTCTTTGACGCCGCCGTCCTCAGCCAGCGGCCGGACATTCCGGTCGAGTTCGTCTGGCCGGAGGAGGACAAGCCCACCCCGGACGCCGCCGAGGAGCTGTCCGTCCCCCTGATCGACCTCGGCGACTTCCTCTCCGGCGACCCCGCCGCCGTGGCCGACGTTTCCCGACTCGTCGGCGAGGCGTGCAGTCGGCACGGCTTCTTCCACGTCGTCAACCACGGCATCCCCTCGGCGCTCTTCGCCAAGGCCCACCGCTGCGTCGATGGCTTCTTCTCGATGCCGCTCGCCGAGAAGCAGAGGGCCCAGCGAAAGCCCGGGGAGAGCTGCGGCTACGCTAGCAGCTTTACCGGGAGATTCGCTAATCGGCTCCCATGGAAGGAGACCCTTTCTTTTCGcttctcctcctctcctctctccccaaaTATCGTGCAGGACTACTTCGTCCGCACTCTTGGCGAAGATTTCCTGCACTTTGG CACGGTGTACCAAGACTACTGCAATGCGATGAGCAAGCTGTCATTGGCGATAATGGAGATTATCGGGACGAGTCTGGGGGTGGGGCGGGCATATTATCGGGAGTTCTTCGAAGGGAATGATTCGATAATGAGGCTGAACTACTACCCACCGTGCCAGAAGCCGGACCTGGCCCTCGGCACCGGTCCCCATTGCGACCCCACCTCCCTGACCATCCTCCACCAGGACGACGTCGGCGGCCTTCAGGTGTTCACCGACGGCAAGTGGCGCACTGTCAGCCCCAAACCGGATGCCCTTGTTGTCAACATCGGTGACACCTTCATG GCGTTGTCGAATGGGAGGTACAAGAGCTGTCTGCACCGGGCGGTGGTGAACAGCAAGGTGGCGAGGAAGTCTTTTGCCTTCTTTCTGAGCCCGGAGATGAACAAAATAGTGCGGCCGCCGGTGGGGCTGGTGGACGCGGAGCACCCGAGGGCCTACCCGGACTTCACGTGGTCGGCGCTGCTCGAGTTCACCCAGAAGCACTACCGGGCCGATATGAACACCCTCGACGCCTTCACCAAGTGGATGATGCTCCAGGCCGAGGGGCCCGTGCCGCAGTGA